In a single window of the Cuculus canorus isolate bCucCan1 chromosome 25, bCucCan1.pri, whole genome shotgun sequence genome:
- the SPOP gene encoding speckle-type POZ protein, whose translation MSRVPSPPPPAEMSSGPVAESWCYTQIKVVKFSYMWTINNFSFCREEMGEVIKSSTFSSGANDKLKWCLRVNPKGLDEESKDYLSLYLLLVSCPKSEVRAKFKFSILNAKGEETKAMESQRAYRFVQGKDWGFKKFIRRDFLLDEANGLLPDDKLTLFCEVSVVQDSVNISGQNTMNMVKVPECRLADELGGLWENSRFTDCCLCVAGQEFQAHKAILAARSPVFSAMFEHEMEESKKNRVEINDVEPEVFKEMMCFIYTGKAPNLDKMADDLLAAADKYALERLKVMCEDALCSNLSVENAAEILILADLHSADQLKTQAVDFINYHASDVMETSGWKSMVVSHPHLVAEAYRSLASAQCPFLGPPRKRLKQS comes from the exons ATGTCAAGGGTGCCGAGTCCTCCTCCTCCGGCAGAAATGTCGAGTGGACCTGTAGCAGAGAGCTGGTGCTACACTCAG ATCAAGGTGGTGAAGTTTTCCTACATGTGGACCATAAACAACTTCAGCTTCTGCCGAGAAGAAATGGGTGAGGTCATCAAGAGCTCAACCTTTTCATCTGGAGCCAACGATAAACTCAAATG GTGTTTGCGTGTGAACCCCAAAGGCCTAGATGAGGAGAGCAAGGATTATCTGTCCCTCTACCTGCTGCTGGTGAGCTGTCCAAAAAGCGAAGTGCGAGCAAAGTTCAAATTCTCAATCCTGAATGcgaaaggagaagaaacaaaagccatGG AGAGCCAGCGAGCATATCGATTTGTCCAAGGCAAAGACTGGGGATTCAAAAAATTCATTAGAAGAGACTTTCTTTTGGATGAGGCCAATGGACTTCTTCCAGATGACAAACTCACCCTCTTCTGTGAG gTGAGCGTGGTACAGGACTCGGTCAACATCTCTGGCCAGAACACAATGAACATGGTGAAGGTGCCGGAGTGTCGCTTGGCGGATGAGCTGGGAGGGCTCTGGGAGAACTCGCGCTTCACAGACTGCTGTCTGTGTGTCGCGGGCCAGGAGTTCCAGGCGCACAAAGCTATCCTGGCAG CGCGTTCCCCGGTTTTCAGCGCCATGTTTGAGCACGAGATGGAAGAGAGTAAAAAG AATCGTGTTGAAATCAATGATGTGGAACCTGAAGTTTTTAAGGAAATGATGTGCTTTATTTACACGGGGAAGGCACCAAATCTCGACAAAATGGCTGACGActtgctggcagctgctgacaAG TACGCACTAGAACGCCTGAAGGTGATGTGTGAGGATGCACTGTGCAGTAACCTGTCTGTGGAAAACGCAGCTGAGATTCTCATTCTGGCTGACCTACACAGCGCTGATCAGCTGAAAACTCAAGCGGTGGACTTCATTAACTA TCACGCCTCTGACGTCATGGAGACATCGGGCTGGAAGTCTATGGTAGTGTCACATCCCCATTTGGTGGCTGAGGCGTATCGCTCTCTGGCCTCCGCACAGTGCCCCTTTCTGGGTCCCCCACGTAAGCGACTGAAGCAATCCTAA